The following coding sequences are from one Verrucosispora sp. WMMD573 window:
- a CDS encoding DUF3097 domain-containing protein, with product MGRRYGEDMLAGDWRRRKVTPEVDAEPDLVVEDAESGFCGAVVGFESGAVVLEDRHGRRRNFPLLPAAFLLDGRPVTLRRPTRPPVPAARRRTASGSVAVDGVRARVARASRIWVEGVHDAALVERIWGDDLRIEGVVVEPLSGIDALDAEVRDFGPGPGRRLGVLVDHLVPGSKESRIVARVNSPHVLVTGHPYVDVWQAVKPAALGIAAWPVVPPGRPWKEGVCAALGVAGPGDMWRHILSRVDSFADVETPLINAMERLIDFVTESD from the coding sequence ATGGGGCGGCGGTACGGCGAGGACATGTTGGCAGGGGACTGGCGGCGGCGGAAGGTGACCCCGGAGGTCGACGCCGAACCGGACCTGGTGGTCGAGGACGCCGAATCCGGCTTCTGCGGGGCGGTCGTCGGCTTCGAATCCGGCGCGGTGGTGCTGGAGGACCGGCACGGTCGTCGGCGCAACTTTCCGCTGCTGCCGGCGGCGTTCCTGCTCGACGGCCGCCCGGTCACCCTGCGCCGCCCCACCCGGCCGCCGGTGCCGGCGGCCCGGCGGCGTACCGCGTCCGGGTCGGTCGCGGTGGACGGGGTCCGCGCCCGGGTCGCCCGGGCCAGCCGCATCTGGGTCGAGGGTGTGCACGACGCCGCCCTGGTCGAGCGGATCTGGGGCGATGACCTACGCATCGAGGGTGTGGTGGTGGAACCGCTTTCGGGCATCGACGCGCTCGACGCCGAGGTACGCGACTTCGGCCCGGGTCCCGGCCGTCGGCTCGGTGTGCTGGTCGACCACCTTGTGCCCGGCTCCAAGGAGAGCCGCATCGTGGCCCGGGTCAACTCGCCGCACGTCCTGGTCACCGGTCACCCCTACGTCGACGTCTGGCAGGCGGTGAAACCGGCCGCGCTGGGCATCGCGGCGTGGCCGGTGGTGCCACCGGGACGGCCCTGGAAGGAAGGTGTCTGCGCCGCACTCGGTGTCGCCGGACCGGGCGACATGTGGCGGCACATCCTGTCCCGGGTGGACAGTTTCGCCGACGTGGAGACGCCATTGATCAACGCGATGGAGCGGCTGATCGACTTCGTGACCGAATCGGACTGA
- a CDS encoding TetR/AcrR family transcriptional regulator has translation MRKDVNRRGILAAALIEFLEHGYLAAGMDRIAARAGVSKVTVYAHFTDKHGLFEAVFTGAIAEAERAGSAYVEALADSDDLPHDLRAFAREHIATVTAPHLLQLRRMLIGEAGRFPELARAWHHAAPERGHATLAWVITRLAERGLLRVSDPPLAAQYLNYLILSIPLNEAMFAVRTSFSEVELHRWADEAVRIFLAAHTP, from the coding sequence ATGCGAAAGGACGTCAACCGGCGCGGGATCCTCGCCGCAGCTCTGATCGAGTTTCTCGAACACGGCTACCTGGCCGCCGGGATGGACCGGATCGCCGCCCGCGCCGGTGTCTCCAAGGTAACCGTCTACGCGCACTTCACCGACAAACACGGACTCTTCGAGGCGGTGTTCACCGGCGCGATCGCCGAGGCTGAGCGGGCCGGGTCGGCGTACGTCGAGGCCCTGGCCGACTCCGATGATCTCCCACACGACCTGCGGGCCTTCGCCCGCGAGCACATCGCCACGGTCACCGCCCCGCACCTGCTGCAACTGCGTCGGATGCTGATCGGCGAGGCGGGCCGCTTTCCGGAGCTGGCCCGCGCGTGGCATCACGCCGCGCCGGAACGCGGCCACGCCACCCTCGCCTGGGTCATCACCCGTCTCGCCGAGCGGGGTCTGCTACGCGTGTCGGACCCGCCGCTCGCGGCGCAGTACCTGAACTACCTGATCCTGTCGATTCCGCTCAACGAAGCGATGTTCGCGGTCCGCACGTCGTTCTCCGAGGTTGAGCTGCACCGCTGGGCCGACGAGGCGGTCCGCATCTTCCTCGCCGCCCACACCCCCTGA
- a CDS encoding alpha/beta hydrolase, whose protein sequence is MPVVTSPDGTRIGYQREGAGPSLILIDAAGHFRANSPLGELADLLTTDFTVYRYDRRGRGGSGDTPPYAPQREVEDLAALIAEADAPTALYGYSSGCLLALHAAAAGLDVRRLVLLEPPLNTDGDEAGQRAFTAHLGRLTGAEAVTFFLTEIGVPEHMISGMRDTPHWNAMVSVAHTLAYDSLLSAATGPAVLARVTTPTLVLHSAGSTGDLTEMAATTAGLLPAAERRGLPGEWHGVPAATLAPVLTEFLRRDATRQ, encoded by the coding sequence ATGCCAGTGGTCACGTCTCCGGACGGCACCCGCATCGGGTACCAACGCGAGGGTGCCGGCCCTTCACTGATCCTCATCGACGCCGCCGGGCACTTCCGCGCCAACAGCCCGCTCGGCGAACTCGCCGACCTGCTCACGACCGACTTCACCGTCTACCGCTACGACCGTCGTGGGCGTGGCGGCAGCGGCGACACCCCGCCGTACGCCCCGCAGCGCGAGGTCGAGGACCTCGCCGCGCTGATCGCCGAGGCCGACGCGCCCACCGCGCTGTACGGGTACTCCTCGGGTTGTCTGCTCGCGTTGCACGCCGCCGCCGCCGGCCTCGACGTGCGACGGCTGGTGCTGTTGGAGCCACCGCTGAACACCGACGGCGACGAAGCCGGTCAGCGGGCCTTCACCGCGCACCTGGGCCGGCTGACCGGCGCCGAGGCGGTGACCTTCTTCCTGACCGAGATCGGCGTGCCCGAGCACATGATCAGCGGGATGCGCGACACACCGCACTGGAACGCCATGGTCTCGGTGGCGCACACGCTGGCGTACGACAGCCTGCTCAGTGCCGCCACCGGCCCGGCGGTGCTCGCCCGGGTCACCACCCCGACGCTCGTCCTGCACAGCGCCGGCAGCACCGGCGACCTGACCGAGATGGCCGCCACCACGGCCGGTCTGCTGCCCGCCGCCGAGCGACGCGGCCTGCCCGGCGAGTGGCACGGTGTGCCGGCGGCCACCCTCGCCCCGGTGCTCACCGAATTCCTGCGTCGCGACGCGACACGGCAGTGA
- a CDS encoding HAD-IIA family hydrolase → MGHLSHGLLRPGPPSVLTAAANPPTPLRMIMQDRKPVESWLSDMDGVLVHEGQPVPGAPEFVKRLRASGKPFLVLTNNSIYTPRDLQARLARMGLDVPEQAIWSSALATAQFLADQRPGGTAYVIGEAGLTTALHAVGYVLSDFAPDYVVLGETRTYSFEAITKAVRLINDGARFICTNPDATGPSVEGALPAAGSVAAMISKATGVEPYFVGKPNPMMMRSALNTINAHSESTAMIGDRMDTDILCGLEAGLETILVLTGISSRAEAERYPYRPSRIVGSVADLIDEV, encoded by the coding sequence GTGGGACACCTGTCCCACGGTCTGCTGCGTCCCGGCCCGCCGTCCGTCCTGACCGCCGCGGCGAACCCGCCGACACCCCTGAGGATGATCATGCAGGACCGTAAGCCCGTCGAGAGTTGGCTCAGCGACATGGACGGGGTGCTGGTGCACGAGGGCCAGCCGGTGCCGGGCGCGCCGGAGTTCGTCAAGCGGCTGCGTGCCTCCGGCAAGCCGTTCCTGGTGCTGACCAACAACTCCATCTACACACCGCGCGATCTCCAGGCCCGGCTGGCCCGGATGGGCCTGGACGTGCCGGAGCAGGCGATCTGGTCGTCCGCCCTGGCCACCGCCCAGTTCCTGGCAGACCAGCGGCCGGGCGGCACCGCATACGTCATCGGTGAGGCCGGGCTGACCACCGCCCTGCACGCGGTGGGCTACGTGCTCAGCGATTTCGCCCCCGACTACGTGGTGCTGGGCGAGACCCGGACCTACAGCTTCGAGGCGATCACCAAGGCGGTCCGGCTGATCAACGACGGGGCCCGGTTCATCTGCACCAACCCCGACGCCACCGGACCCTCGGTGGAGGGCGCCCTGCCGGCCGCCGGCTCGGTTGCGGCGATGATCTCGAAGGCCACCGGGGTGGAGCCGTACTTCGTCGGCAAACCCAATCCGATGATGATGCGGTCGGCCCTGAACACGATAAACGCACACTCGGAGAGCACCGCGATGATCGGTGACCGGATGGACACCGACATCCTCTGCGGCCTGGAGGCCGGGCTGGAGACCATCCTGGTGCTGACCGGGATCAGCTCGCGGGCGGAGGCGGAGCGTTACCCGTACCGCCCCTCCCGCATCGTCGGCTCGGTCGCCGACCTGATCGACGAGGTCTGA
- a CDS encoding ferrochelatase, with protein sequence MAYDAVVLVSFGGPEGPDDVLPFLQNVTRGRGVPPERLAEVAEHYQHFGGVSPINQQCRELLAAVRADFAANGLDLPVYWGNRNWDPMLADTVAQMRDDGVRRALAFVTSAFGGYSSCRQYQEDITAARAAVGPDAPVIEKLRQFWDHPGFVEPHADAVRSALSQLDPARRDSTRLVFTAHSVPISAADSAGPHGGRYTAQLAETARLVHAAAAPDLPYDLVWQSRSGPPHVPWLEPDINDHLEALAEQGVTGVVVSPIGFVSDHLEVVWDLDTEALDTAKRLGVDFVRAGTPGTDPRYVTMVRELVRERIDPDGVESRRRLGELPMWDTCPTVCCVPARRPS encoded by the coding sequence ATGGCGTACGACGCGGTGGTGCTGGTGTCCTTCGGCGGCCCGGAGGGGCCCGACGACGTGCTGCCGTTCCTGCAGAACGTGACCCGGGGGCGAGGCGTCCCGCCGGAGCGGCTGGCCGAGGTCGCCGAGCACTACCAGCACTTCGGCGGGGTCTCCCCGATCAACCAGCAGTGTCGGGAGCTGTTGGCGGCGGTCCGCGCCGACTTCGCCGCCAACGGGCTCGACCTGCCGGTGTACTGGGGCAACCGGAACTGGGACCCGATGCTCGCCGACACGGTGGCCCAGATGCGTGACGACGGCGTACGACGGGCGTTGGCGTTCGTCACCAGCGCCTTCGGTGGGTACTCCTCGTGCCGGCAGTATCAGGAGGACATCACCGCCGCGCGGGCTGCGGTCGGTCCGGACGCGCCGGTGATCGAGAAGCTGCGCCAGTTCTGGGATCATCCCGGCTTCGTCGAGCCGCACGCCGACGCGGTGCGCTCCGCGCTGTCCCAGCTCGACCCGGCGCGCCGGGACAGCACCCGGCTCGTGTTCACCGCACACTCGGTGCCGATCTCGGCGGCCGACAGCGCCGGCCCACACGGCGGCCGGTACACCGCCCAACTCGCCGAGACGGCCCGGCTGGTGCACGCGGCGGCAGCCCCGGACCTGCCGTACGACCTGGTCTGGCAGAGCCGGTCCGGCCCGCCCCACGTGCCGTGGCTGGAGCCGGACATCAACGACCACCTGGAGGCGCTCGCCGAGCAGGGCGTGACCGGGGTGGTGGTCAGCCCGATCGGTTTCGTCTCCGACCACCTTGAGGTGGTGTGGGACCTGGACACCGAGGCGTTGGACACGGCCAAGCGGCTCGGGGTGGACTTCGTCCGCGCCGGTACCCCCGGCACCGACCCGCGTTACGTAACCATGGTGCGGGAACTGGTGCGGGAACGGATCGACCCCGACGGGGTCGAGTCGCGCCGTCGGCTGGGCGAACTGCCGATGTGGGACACCTGTCCCACGGTCTGCTGCGTCCCGGCCCGCCGTCCGTCCTGA
- the fabI gene encoding enoyl-ACP reductase FabI, whose translation MSGLLAGKRLLVTGVITDASIAFSVAKLAQENGAQVVLTGYGRLSLVERIAKRLPEPAPVIELDVTDPEHLAGLADKVREHVDGLDGLVHSIGFAPQSCLGGGFLDASWEDVSTALHVSTYSYKSLAVAALPLMSPGGSVVGLTFDASQAWPVYDWMGVAKAGLESASRYLALHLGKQGIRSNLVAAGPLRTMAAKSIPGFEQFEDAWAGRAPLGWDLTDQEPAARACLALLSDWFPATTGEIVHVDGGYHAVGA comes from the coding sequence ATGTCCGGACTGCTGGCCGGTAAGCGGCTGCTCGTCACCGGCGTCATCACCGACGCCTCGATCGCCTTCTCGGTAGCCAAGCTCGCTCAGGAGAACGGCGCCCAGGTCGTGCTCACCGGCTACGGCCGACTGTCACTCGTGGAGCGGATCGCCAAGCGGCTGCCCGAGCCGGCACCCGTGATCGAGCTGGACGTGACCGACCCCGAGCACCTCGCCGGGCTGGCCGACAAGGTCCGCGAGCACGTCGACGGCCTCGACGGACTGGTCCACTCGATCGGTTTCGCCCCGCAGAGCTGCCTCGGTGGCGGGTTCCTCGACGCCTCCTGGGAGGACGTGTCGACGGCGCTGCACGTCTCGACGTACTCCTACAAGTCCCTGGCGGTCGCGGCGCTGCCGCTGATGTCGCCGGGCGGCTCGGTGGTCGGCCTGACCTTCGACGCCAGCCAGGCGTGGCCGGTGTACGACTGGATGGGCGTGGCCAAGGCCGGGCTGGAGTCGGCCTCCCGCTATCTCGCCCTGCATCTGGGCAAGCAGGGCATCCGCAGCAACCTGGTGGCCGCCGGGCCGCTGCGCACCATGGCCGCGAAGTCAATCCCCGGCTTCGAGCAGTTCGAGGACGCCTGGGCCGGACGTGCCCCGCTGGGCTGGGACCTCACCGACCAGGAACCGGCCGCTCGGGCCTGTCTCGCCCTGCTGTCGGACTGGTTCCCGGCTACCACCGGCGAGATCGTGCACGTCGATGGCGGGTACCACGCGGTCGGCGCCTGA
- the fabG gene encoding 3-oxoacyl-ACP reductase FabG, which translates to MSRTVLVTGGNRGIGLAIAEAFAKQGDRVAVTHRGSGAPDGLFGVQCDITDGESVEAAFTAVEAELGPVEVLVANAGITDDTLLLRMSEEQFTRVLDTNLTGAYRCAKRASGKMLRARWGRMIFVSSVVGLSGGAGQVNYAASKAGLVGVARSITRELGGRNITANVVAPGFIETDMTAGLTDQRKAEILKSIPAGRMASPDEVAAVVTWLAGDSAGYVSGAVIPVDGGLGMGH; encoded by the coding sequence GTGTCGCGAACTGTGCTGGTTACCGGGGGCAACCGGGGGATCGGTCTGGCCATCGCCGAGGCCTTTGCCAAGCAGGGTGACCGGGTGGCGGTCACCCACCGGGGCAGCGGAGCCCCCGACGGGCTGTTCGGTGTGCAGTGCGACATCACCGACGGCGAGTCCGTCGAAGCGGCCTTCACGGCGGTCGAGGCGGAGCTGGGGCCGGTGGAGGTGCTGGTCGCCAACGCGGGCATCACCGACGACACGTTGCTGCTGCGCATGTCGGAGGAGCAGTTCACCCGGGTGCTGGACACCAACCTGACCGGCGCGTACCGCTGCGCCAAGCGGGCCTCCGGGAAGATGCTGCGGGCCAGGTGGGGGCGCATGATCTTCGTCTCCTCGGTGGTCGGCCTGTCCGGTGGCGCCGGTCAGGTCAACTACGCGGCCAGCAAGGCCGGCCTGGTCGGGGTGGCCCGCTCGATCACCCGGGAGCTGGGTGGCCGGAACATCACCGCCAACGTGGTCGCGCCGGGCTTCATCGAGACCGACATGACCGCCGGGCTGACCGACCAGCGCAAGGCCGAGATCCTCAAGTCGATCCCGGCGGGCCGGATGGCCAGCCCGGACGAGGTGGCGGCGGTGGTCACCTGGCTGGCGGGCGACAGCGCCGGGTACGTCTCCGGCGCGGTCATCCCGGTCGACGGTGGCCTGGGCATGGGTCACTGA
- a CDS encoding histidine kinase → MDRSTVRVALAGLRRTVMGPDYPARRPPLDRLRHRPRTAAVLRTIGLLVLLGLALITAQFLLDTRRLPIATAWVIALLTVAPLPLLPTRPLLAWRIMFIGQLFGTFNRRTTDDAVVLGPATYEFWPWNPTQVLVIVVVLITVAARVDRAVLAWTGLFSLLPVWIFVPPGNQVGVTLLFVVLLIVGDLLRHNLLTRRALAEQAEVSELEKARRAVLEERTRIARELHDVVAHHMSLIAVQAESAPYRLAVPEPARAEFSSIAEAARAALTDMRRLLHVLRSESEGIRTAPQPTLAELPALVAAARRAGMTVELDSDVADEPPAPVGLATYRIVQEGLANAARHAAGAEVRVTVRDRPGALTVRIQNAASGTPASPDARGGGQGLAGMRERVLALGGSFTACPTADGGYAIDALLPAGPPPSDEPKDPT, encoded by the coding sequence ATGGACCGCAGTACCGTCCGTGTCGCCCTGGCGGGGCTGCGCCGCACCGTGATGGGACCGGACTATCCGGCGAGGCGCCCACCGCTGGACCGGCTGCGGCACCGGCCCCGCACAGCCGCCGTGCTGCGCACGATCGGGCTGCTGGTGCTGCTCGGGCTGGCCCTGATCACCGCGCAGTTCCTGCTGGACACCCGGCGCCTGCCCATCGCCACCGCGTGGGTCATCGCGCTGCTCACCGTCGCGCCGCTGCCCCTGCTGCCCACCCGACCACTGCTGGCCTGGCGGATCATGTTCATCGGGCAGCTCTTCGGCACCTTCAACCGGCGCACGACGGACGACGCCGTGGTGCTCGGACCCGCCACCTACGAGTTCTGGCCGTGGAACCCGACGCAGGTCCTGGTCATCGTCGTCGTGCTGATCACCGTGGCGGCACGGGTCGACCGGGCCGTGCTCGCCTGGACGGGACTGTTCAGCCTGCTGCCGGTCTGGATATTCGTGCCGCCCGGCAATCAGGTGGGCGTCACCCTGCTGTTCGTGGTGCTGCTGATCGTCGGCGACCTGCTGCGGCACAACCTGCTCACCCGACGGGCGCTGGCCGAGCAGGCCGAGGTGAGCGAGTTGGAGAAGGCGAGGCGGGCGGTGCTGGAGGAGCGCACCCGCATCGCGCGGGAGCTGCACGACGTGGTCGCGCACCACATGTCACTGATCGCGGTGCAGGCCGAAAGCGCGCCGTACCGACTCGCCGTGCCCGAACCGGCCCGGGCCGAATTCAGCTCCATCGCCGAGGCCGCCCGGGCGGCGCTTACCGACATGCGGCGGCTGCTGCACGTGCTGCGCAGCGAGTCGGAGGGCATTCGGACCGCCCCGCAGCCGACGCTTGCCGAACTACCCGCGCTGGTGGCCGCCGCGCGGCGGGCCGGCATGACCGTGGAACTGGACAGCGACGTCGCCGACGAGCCGCCAGCACCGGTCGGGCTGGCCACCTACCGGATCGTTCAGGAAGGGCTGGCCAACGCGGCCCGCCACGCGGCCGGCGCAGAGGTGCGCGTCACGGTCCGCGATCGCCCCGGTGCCCTGACGGTACGCATCCAGAACGCCGCCAGCGGGACCCCGGCCAGCCCGGACGCACGCGGTGGCGGACAGGGACTGGCCGGCATGCGCGAGCGGGTCCTCGCCCTCGGCGGCAGCTTCACCGCCTGCCCCACCGCCGACGGCGGCTACGCGATCGACGCGCTGCTGCCGGCCGGCCCGCCGCCATCCGACGAGCCGAAGGACCCAACATGA
- a CDS encoding response regulator transcription factor — MTIRVLIADDQAMVRQGFGALLAAQPDLLVVGDAADGAQAVAQARRLDPDVVLMDVRMPVLDGLAATRKLLGDRPSDRPRVLILTTFDLDDYVYEALRAGASGFLLKDAPAADLIHAVRVVAGGDALLAPTVTRRLIAEFAARPHRRRPRPTALAALTPRETEVLRLIAQGRSNTEIAAELVVAEQTVKTHVGRILAKLQLRDRAQAVVLAYETGLVAAGE, encoded by the coding sequence ATGACGATCCGGGTGCTGATCGCCGACGACCAGGCGATGGTTCGGCAGGGCTTCGGCGCCCTGCTGGCCGCCCAGCCGGACCTGCTGGTGGTCGGCGACGCCGCCGACGGTGCTCAGGCGGTCGCGCAGGCCCGCCGACTCGACCCCGACGTGGTGCTGATGGACGTGCGGATGCCGGTGCTCGACGGCCTCGCCGCGACCCGCAAACTCCTCGGCGACCGGCCGAGCGACAGGCCACGTGTGCTCATCCTCACCACCTTCGACCTGGACGACTACGTCTACGAGGCGCTGCGCGCCGGAGCCAGCGGCTTCCTGCTCAAGGACGCCCCCGCCGCCGATCTGATCCACGCGGTACGCGTCGTCGCCGGCGGCGACGCGCTGCTCGCCCCGACGGTCACCCGCCGCCTGATCGCCGAATTCGCGGCCCGGCCACACCGGCGGCGGCCCCGACCCACAGCCCTCGCCGCGCTCACCCCACGCGAGACCGAGGTGCTGCGGCTGATCGCCCAGGGGCGCTCCAACACCGAGATCGCCGCCGAACTGGTCGTCGCGGAGCAGACCGTCAAGACCCACGTCGGCCGGATCCTGGCCAAGCTCCAGTTGCGCGACCGCGCCCAGGCCGTCGTGCTCGCGTACGAGACCGGACTGGTCGCCGCCGGGGAGTAG
- a CDS encoding alpha/beta fold hydrolase — protein MVGGKLLRLGLAAVLASGLVRQPAGPPDAAPAGFVEAYPSTAAAMQAAGAPYARWAAQGRQFLAFDPHGDGRAVEVLGDLASADRVVVLVPGVGARLADFDRGLGGVPWRAPAQQARDLRAALHAADPHARVAVLAWLGYDPPDGVATAATPVAARRGADQLGDHLRTLAGQLPATRITLVGHSYGGLVVGLAAMDAPPQVTDLVTLGGVGVGAEHADQFGPVRVWAAEAPDDWIRRVPQLRLPGLGHGIRPADPSFGARPLPAASTGHDGYLLPGGPTLAAVAEVVLCGATGTAAGATR, from the coding sequence ATGGTGGGTGGCAAGTTGTTACGGCTGGGCCTCGCGGCGGTGCTGGCGAGCGGGCTGGTACGGCAACCGGCGGGGCCGCCCGACGCCGCCCCGGCCGGCTTCGTCGAGGCGTACCCGTCGACTGCCGCCGCGATGCAGGCCGCCGGAGCGCCGTACGCCCGCTGGGCCGCGCAGGGTCGGCAGTTCCTGGCCTTCGACCCGCACGGCGACGGCCGGGCCGTCGAGGTCCTCGGTGACCTCGCCAGTGCCGATCGGGTCGTGGTGCTGGTGCCGGGCGTCGGTGCCCGGCTTGCCGACTTCGACCGCGGGCTGGGCGGAGTGCCCTGGCGCGCCCCGGCGCAGCAGGCCCGAGACCTGCGTGCCGCCTTGCACGCCGCCGATCCGCACGCCAGGGTGGCCGTCCTGGCCTGGCTCGGCTACGACCCGCCCGACGGCGTCGCCACCGCAGCCACCCCGGTTGCCGCCCGCCGGGGTGCCGACCAGCTCGGTGACCACCTGCGCACACTGGCCGGGCAGCTACCGGCCACTCGCATCACCCTGGTGGGTCACAGCTACGGCGGGCTTGTCGTCGGGCTGGCCGCCATGGACGCCCCGCCGCAGGTCACCGACCTGGTCACCCTCGGCGGTGTGGGTGTCGGCGCGGAGCATGCCGACCAATTCGGCCCGGTCCGCGTCTGGGCGGCCGAGGCACCGGACGACTGGATCCGGCGGGTGCCCCAGCTCCGCCTGCCCGGGTTGGGACACGGGATCCGGCCGGCCGACCCGTCCTTCGGTGCACGGCCGCTGCCGGCCGCCTCGACCGGCCACGACGGTTACCTGCTGCCCGGCGGGCCGACCCTGGCGGCAGTCGCCGAGGTGGTGCTGTGTGGTGCGACAGGCACAGCGGCGGGAGCGACCCGATGA
- a CDS encoding acyltransferase family protein, with translation MRGRRTARRPARDPLVDGLRAFAVAGVVLGHWLVTGLVLDAEGALNLASPLTTMPTLAPVSWVLQTLGLFFFAAGHASARSADRHSGSAWVTHRLRRLLLPAIALLGTGSAVLLAAAVAGVPDGTLSVALTLAISPLWFLAPLLALVVLTGPLRAAVHRWGTPRCAVTAAAVVASADLAVRLLPAGTWLPPVTVLAAWAVPYLLGLAHADGRLSRRRDARWLAAAGAVGLAAVLALGYPVSAVGIPGEGRSNLDPPSLLVVALAVTQTGLGLLARPTLVRLLSRPLPRRLASGINRHAVRIYLWHQPVLVAVVVLAAHGGTALSGLHTAPDDPSWLLARIGWLPVLTALLVLLVRRGEPRPTTAPVSGGRAAVDR, from the coding sequence ATGAGAGGCCGGCGCACCGCCCGCCGACCGGCTCGGGACCCCCTCGTCGACGGGCTGCGCGCATTCGCCGTCGCCGGAGTGGTGCTCGGTCACTGGCTCGTCACCGGCCTGGTACTCGACGCGGAAGGCGCGCTGAACCTGGCCAGCCCGCTCACCACGATGCCGACCCTGGCCCCGGTCAGCTGGGTGTTGCAGACCCTCGGGCTGTTCTTCTTCGCCGCCGGTCACGCCTCCGCCCGGTCGGCTGACCGGCATTCCGGATCCGCCTGGGTGACACACCGGCTGCGGCGGCTGCTCCTGCCCGCGATCGCCCTGCTCGGCACCGGGTCAGCCGTACTGCTGGCCGCTGCCGTCGCCGGCGTCCCCGACGGCACCCTGTCGGTGGCGCTGACCCTGGCGATCAGCCCTCTCTGGTTCCTGGCCCCCCTGCTCGCCCTGGTGGTCCTCACCGGCCCGCTGCGCGCCGCCGTACACCGCTGGGGCACGCCGCGCTGCGCGGTCACCGCGGCGGCCGTGGTGGCCAGCGCCGACCTGGCCGTGCGGCTGCTCCCGGCCGGCACCTGGCTGCCACCGGTGACGGTGCTGGCAGCCTGGGCCGTGCCGTACCTGCTGGGACTGGCCCACGCGGACGGCCGACTGAGCCGACGGCGTGACGCCCGCTGGCTGGCTGCCGCCGGGGCGGTCGGACTGGCCGCCGTACTCGCCCTCGGCTATCCGGTCAGCGCGGTCGGGATCCCCGGCGAGGGCCGATCCAATCTCGATCCGCCATCATTGCTCGTGGTGGCGCTCGCGGTGACCCAGACAGGTCTCGGCCTGTTGGCCCGGCCGACACTGGTGCGACTGCTGTCCCGGCCGCTGCCTCGCAGGCTGGCCAGCGGGATCAACCGGCATGCGGTACGCATCTACCTCTGGCACCAGCCGGTGCTGGTCGCGGTGGTGGTGCTCGCCGCACACGGCGGGACCGCCCTGTCGGGGCTGCACACCGCGCCGGACGATCCGAGCTGGTTGCTGGCCCGGATCGGTTGGCTGCCGGTGCTCACCGCCTTGCTGGTGCTGCTCGTCCGGCGCGGCGAGCCCCGGCCGACGACGGCACCGGTCAGCGGCGGCCGGGCCGCCGTCGACCGATGA